In one Methylobacterium sp. SyP6R genomic region, the following are encoded:
- a CDS encoding LysR family transcriptional regulator, translated as MTLDQLRIFVAVAERQHVTRAAEALNLVQSAVSAAIAALEGRHAVKLFHRVGRGIELTEAGRLFLAEARAVLARAEAAEQVLADLSGLRRGTLAIRASQTIAGHWLPRHLVAFRAAYPDIILRLGIGNTAQAAEAVRSGMAELGFVEGAVEDDGLASLPVAEDRLVLVVRPGHELAGCSQPGPSDLAAIAWVLREPGSGTRSALESAVAAAGLAPDALTVALELPSNEAVLAAVAAGAGASVLSEAVVAPSLRTGTLVAVPLGLPARTFRVLRHKERYRSRAADALLDLIRGAEP; from the coding sequence ATGACCCTCGACCAGCTGCGCATCTTCGTGGCGGTGGCCGAGCGCCAGCACGTCACCCGGGCCGCCGAGGCGCTCAACCTCGTCCAGTCGGCGGTCAGCGCGGCCATCGCCGCCCTGGAGGGCCGGCACGCCGTCAAGCTGTTCCACCGGGTCGGGCGGGGCATCGAGCTGACCGAGGCCGGCCGCCTGTTCCTCGCGGAGGCACGCGCGGTGCTCGCCCGCGCCGAGGCGGCCGAGCAGGTGCTCGCCGACCTGAGCGGCCTGCGCCGCGGCACCCTCGCCATCCGGGCAAGCCAGACCATCGCCGGCCATTGGCTGCCCCGCCACCTCGTCGCGTTCCGGGCGGCCTATCCGGACATCATCCTGCGGCTCGGCATCGGCAATACCGCGCAGGCAGCCGAAGCGGTCCGCTCGGGAATGGCGGAGCTCGGCTTCGTGGAGGGCGCCGTCGAGGATGACGGCCTCGCGAGCCTTCCGGTCGCGGAGGATCGGCTCGTCCTCGTGGTCCGCCCCGGGCACGAACTGGCCGGCTGCTCGCAGCCGGGCCCCTCGGACCTCGCCGCAATCGCCTGGGTGCTGCGCGAACCCGGATCCGGGACGCGCTCGGCCCTCGAATCCGCCGTCGCGGCCGCCGGCCTCGCACCCGACGCGCTCACCGTGGCGCTGGAACTGCCCTCGAACGAGGCGGTGCTCGCCGCCGTCGCGGCGGGGGCCGGCGCGAGCGTCCTGTCGGAGGCGGTGGTCGCCCCCTCCCTGCGGACCGGGACACTCGTCGCCGTGCCGCTCGGTCTGCCGGCACGCACCTTCCGGGTCCTACGCCACAAGGAGCGATACCGCAGCCGGGCCGCGGACGCGCTGCTCGACCTGATCCGGGGGGCCGAGCCGTGA
- a CDS encoding YidH family protein, producing the protein MSNVEPDDPRVRLAEDRTVLAAERTYAAWLRTGLAFLSVGLAAQRFLSEMLPGWPLRIMALALVACAFGCFCAAAWRDHAVRRSLASAPMRMMPRALPLGIALLLSAVASLAAVTLWQV; encoded by the coding sequence GTGAGCAACGTCGAACCCGACGATCCGCGCGTGCGGCTGGCAGAAGACCGGACGGTGCTCGCCGCGGAACGCACCTACGCCGCGTGGCTGCGCACCGGGCTCGCGTTTCTGAGCGTCGGTTTGGCTGCGCAACGCTTCCTGTCGGAGATGCTGCCCGGCTGGCCGCTGCGGATCATGGCTCTGGCACTCGTCGCCTGCGCTTTCGGATGTTTTTGTGCGGCGGCCTGGCGCGATCACGCCGTGAGGCGATCCCTCGCGTCGGCACCGATGCGGATGATGCCCCGTGCCCTGCCCCTCGGCATCGCGCTCCTGCTCTCCGCTGTCGCGAGCCTCGCGGCCGTGACGCTGTGGCAGGTCTGA
- a CDS encoding anti-sigma factor family protein — translation MTASDPRPVGEDDLHAFVDGQLDPGRRATVEAWLAEHPDAAARVAADGQARARLRARLAPIADEPIPARLRVAHLARPRPARSSRWLPGAAAAMVCLAFGGAVGWVGRGAVPPAAAPVEPMTQAAVSAFRTYVVEAVHPVEVRADGTPHLEQWLSRRVGRPVRAPDLQSQGFRLMGGRLLPAGDEPAAMLMYDDDRGTRLTLYSRAGAAGGRGVFRYAREGDVAAFSWIDAGMAYVVTARTDEARLLRVAEAVDAQASGRESGPR, via the coding sequence ATGACCGCGTCCGACCCCCGGCCCGTCGGCGAGGACGATCTTCACGCCTTCGTGGACGGCCAGCTCGATCCCGGCCGCCGCGCCACCGTCGAGGCCTGGCTCGCCGAGCACCCGGACGCGGCGGCCCGGGTCGCCGCCGACGGGCAGGCCCGCGCCCGCCTGCGCGCCCGCCTCGCCCCGATCGCCGACGAGCCGATCCCGGCCCGGCTGCGGGTCGCCCATCTGGCGCGCCCGCGTCCCGCCCGAAGCAGCCGCTGGCTGCCGGGCGCCGCGGCGGCGATGGTCTGCCTCGCCTTCGGCGGGGCGGTGGGTTGGGTCGGGCGCGGGGCGGTACCGCCCGCGGCGGCGCCGGTCGAGCCGATGACGCAGGCGGCGGTTTCGGCCTTTCGCACCTACGTGGTCGAGGCCGTCCATCCGGTCGAGGTCCGCGCCGACGGGACGCCGCATCTGGAGCAGTGGCTCTCGCGGCGCGTCGGCCGGCCGGTCAGGGCGCCGGATTTGCAGTCCCAAGGGTTCCGCCTGATGGGCGGGCGCCTGCTGCCGGCCGGCGACGAGCCGGCGGCGATGCTGATGTACGACGACGACCGCGGCACCCGCCTGACGCTCTACAGCCGCGCCGGCGCGGCCGGGGGACGCGGCGTCTTCCGCTACGCCCGCGAGGGCGACGTCGCCGCCTTCTCGTGGATCGACGCCGGGATGGCCTACGTGGTGACCGCGCGCACGGACGAAGCGCGGCTGCTGCGGGTCGCCGAGGCGGTCGACGCCCAGGCGAGCGGACGAGAAAGCGGGCCGCGGTGA
- a CDS encoding YncE family protein, with product MRHLIPAALVLALLGGTALAGQAPGPASAPDVPVGPRDRFYTSDQFSNTVSVIDPAANTLLGVIRLGDTTPANLSPLYRGQLLVHGMGFSPDRKTLLAVSIGSNSVSFIDTATNTVRHTTYVGRSPHEAFFTPDGREVWVSVRGEDYVAILDAATGKETGRITVPNGPGMTIFSPDGRYGYVCSSFSPETVAIEVKSRQIVGRIKQESPFCPDIAATPDGRQVWFTLKDVGRVQVFEAAPPFKALKTIETGPITNHVNIARTRAGQFAYVTVGGLNQVKVFRTDDFSQVVTIPTGALPHGLWPSGDGSRVYVGLENADAVAVIDTGTNAVTATIPIGQGPQGVAYLPAAVPESAGAPNLQPLGAAGQSSRLTLDGPDGKPVTQVTLFDQGVLQTLQAAVTGLTPKSPYLLALSADPKGAGPLEPLAAFMTNPAGAAIVNAVGPIRQVTQNPNAAARRILVIVEGKPGETGATVQVQAAQ from the coding sequence ATGCGACACCTCATTCCGGCGGCCCTCGTGCTCGCCCTTCTCGGCGGAACCGCGCTCGCGGGCCAGGCGCCTGGCCCCGCCTCGGCGCCCGACGTGCCGGTCGGCCCCCGCGACCGCTTCTATACCTCGGACCAGTTCTCCAACACGGTCTCGGTGATCGACCCCGCCGCCAACACGCTCCTCGGCGTCATCCGCCTCGGCGACACCACGCCCGCGAACCTGAGCCCGCTCTATCGCGGCCAGCTCCTCGTGCACGGCATGGGTTTCTCGCCCGATCGCAAGACTCTGCTCGCGGTCTCAATCGGCTCGAACTCGGTCAGCTTCATCGACACCGCCACCAATACCGTGCGGCACACGACCTATGTCGGCCGCTCGCCGCACGAGGCGTTCTTCACGCCGGACGGGCGCGAGGTCTGGGTCAGCGTGCGCGGCGAGGATTACGTGGCGATCCTCGACGCGGCGACGGGCAAGGAGACGGGCCGGATCACGGTGCCGAACGGGCCCGGCATGACGATCTTCTCGCCCGACGGCCGGTACGGCTACGTCTGCTCCAGCTTCAGCCCCGAGACGGTCGCGATCGAGGTCAAGAGCCGGCAGATCGTCGGGCGGATCAAGCAGGAGAGCCCGTTCTGCCCCGACATCGCGGCGACGCCCGACGGCCGCCAGGTCTGGTTCACCCTGAAGGATGTCGGCCGGGTCCAGGTCTTCGAGGCCGCGCCGCCGTTCAAGGCGCTCAAGACCATTGAGACGGGGCCGATCACTAACCACGTTAACATCGCCCGCACCAGGGCCGGCCAGTTCGCCTACGTGACGGTCGGCGGGCTCAACCAGGTCAAGGTGTTCCGCACCGACGACTTCTCGCAGGTCGTGACGATCCCGACCGGCGCGCTCCCGCACGGCCTCTGGCCCTCGGGCGACGGATCGCGGGTCTATGTCGGCCTGGAGAATGCCGATGCGGTCGCGGTGATCGACACCGGCACCAACGCCGTCACCGCAACGATCCCGATCGGCCAGGGCCCGCAAGGCGTGGCCTACCTGCCCGCGGCGGTCCCGGAGAGCGCGGGCGCCCCGAACCTGCAGCCCCTCGGCGCGGCCGGCCAGTCGAGCCGGCTGACCCTCGACGGGCCGGACGGCAAGCCGGTGACGCAGGTGACGTTGTTCGACCAGGGCGTGCTGCAGACGCTGCAGGCCGCGGTCACCGGGCTGACGCCGAAGAGCCCCTACCTGCTCGCTCTCTCAGCCGACCCGAAGGGCGCCGGGCCGCTGGAACCGCTCGCCGCCTTCATGACGAACCCTGCGGGCGCCGCCATCGTCAACGCGGTCGGACCGATCCGCCAGGTGACGCAGAACCCCAACGCCGCGGCGCGGCGCATCCTCGTGATCGTCGAGGGCAAGCCCGGCGAGACCGGTGCGACGGTCCAGGTGCAAGCCGCGCAGTAG
- a CDS encoding sigma-70 family RNA polymerase sigma factor, with protein sequence MDDLAALIEPQIPALRRYAVALLREREAADDLVQDALERAIRAWPQRRRDGDLRAWLFAILRNRYLEGGRGRRGVEVGPELLDDVADASADPGAALGVRDVLDGLAGLPEDQRSVLLLVAVEDMSYAEAAAVLAVPIGTVMSRLSRARGRMRAFLDLAPTVVTGHLRRVK encoded by the coding sequence TTGGACGACCTCGCCGCCCTGATCGAGCCGCAGATCCCGGCGTTGCGGCGCTACGCCGTCGCGCTCCTGCGCGAGCGCGAGGCGGCCGACGACCTCGTCCAGGACGCCCTCGAACGCGCGATCCGGGCCTGGCCGCAGCGCCGCCGGGACGGCGACCTGCGCGCCTGGCTGTTCGCGATCCTGCGCAACCGCTACCTCGAAGGGGGGCGCGGCCGCCGCGGCGTCGAGGTCGGCCCGGAGCTGCTCGACGACGTCGCGGATGCCTCCGCCGATCCCGGGGCCGCCCTCGGCGTCCGGGACGTGCTCGACGGGCTCGCCGGCCTGCCCGAGGATCAACGCTCGGTCCTGCTCCTCGTCGCGGTCGAGGACATGTCCTATGCCGAGGCCGCCGCGGTGCTCGCCGTGCCGATCGGCACGGTGATGTCGCGCTTGAGCCGGGCGCGGGGCCGGATGCGCGCTTTCCTGGACCTCGCACCGACCGTCGTCACCGGACACCTGCGGAGGGTGAAATGA
- the copM gene encoding CopM family metallochaperone, producing MRGAPTAILIATLMAGGLAGGGMMMMRTGHAESAPDGFDALMAQSMTRMHADMAVPPSGDPDRDFAAMMIPHHQGAIDMAKAELAYGRDPVLRRLAQGIIVEQAQEIEVMRRALAERPPAVPATPKAPAPHHH from the coding sequence ATGCGCGGCGCACCGACGGCGATCCTGATCGCCACCCTGATGGCCGGCGGCCTGGCGGGCGGCGGCATGATGATGATGCGGACCGGGCATGCCGAGAGCGCCCCGGACGGCTTCGACGCGCTGATGGCCCAGTCGATGACCCGGATGCATGCCGACATGGCCGTGCCGCCCTCCGGCGATCCGGACCGGGACTTCGCCGCCATGATGATCCCGCACCACCAGGGCGCGATCGATATGGCGAAAGCCGAACTCGCCTATGGGCGCGACCCCGTCCTGCGCCGGCTCGCCCAGGGCATCATCGTCGAGCAGGCCCAGGAGATCGAGGTCATGCGGCGCGCGCTCGCCGAGCGCCCGCCCGCCGTTCCCGCCACGCCGAAAGCTCCGGCCCCGCACCATCACTGA